One window of Quercus robur chromosome 5, dhQueRobu3.1, whole genome shotgun sequence genomic DNA carries:
- the LOC126728314 gene encoding glutathione S-transferase T3-like translates to MVLQEHIEQYGNYLQGDSDFVEPFLSGSQNPSMPIQPIPEVEIVTPNPTKRGGNFSVDEDLLLIAAWLNIGMDAVHGTDQKGDKFWEKVWEFFCKNNTYGTTRTSTSLSSRWGNINRETSRFAGFMAKVEARNRSGTTDEDKLNEARDIYQATPNSKTGKKVAFAFEHCWVVLKNQPKWSMLKERSKWLPQTQSSVDQVDSNDDDTVVLERPIGRKAEKAKRKRIDGDKGFDDYLEKKLRYIEASHEQDKEALRIKAERLRLETIREEGRIMTMDTSSMNDKEKLYFENLKDQILARQVGFDPRNM, encoded by the exons ATGGTTTTACAAGAACACATTGAACAATATGGTAATTACTTACAAGGGGATTCCGATTTTGTGGAACCATTTTTAAGTGGGTCTCAAAATCCTTCAATGCCCATCCAGCCTATACCGGAAGTTGAAATTGTCACCCCTAATCCAACAAAACGTGGTGGCAACTTCAGTGTAGATGAGGACCTCCTCCTCATCGCTGCATGGCTTAACATTGGCATGGATGCTGTGCATGGTACTGATCAAAAGGGTGATAAATTTTGGGAGAAAGTTTGGGAGTTTTTTTGCAAGAATAATACTTATGGAACCACACGTACTAGTACCTCCCTATCAAGTCGATGGGGAAATATTAATAGGGAGACAAGTAGGTTTGCTGGGTTCATGGCGAAAGTTGAAGCCCGAAATAGAAGCGGTACGACTGATGAGGACAAG ttgaaCGAAGCAAGGGATATATATCAAGCTACACCAAATTCAAAAACCGGCAAAAAGGTAGCTTTTGCTTTTGAACATTGTTGGGTTGTGTTGAAGAACCAACCAAAGTGGAGTATGCTTAAGGAAAGATCAAAATGGCTCCCTCAAACTCAAAGTTCAGTCGATCAAGTTGATAGCAATGATGATGATACAGTGGTGCTAGAGAGACCAATTGGTCGAAAAGCCGAAAAGGCTAAGCGAAAGAGGATAGATGGTGATAAGGGCTTTGAtgattatttggaaaaaaaattgcgcTATATTGAAGCATCACATGAACAAGACAAAGAGGCTCTTCGCATCAAAGCGGAAAGGCTTCGTCTTGAAACTATTAGGGAGGAGGGAAGAATAATGACTATGGATACAAGTAGCATGAATGACAAGgaaaaactttattttgaaaatctcaaggATCAAATCCTTGCAAGACAAGTTGGGTTTGACCCAAGGAACATGTAG